In Hymenobacter sublimis, a single genomic region encodes these proteins:
- a CDS encoding acyl-CoA thioesterase, giving the protein MLRKQKPVKDSFVRMTELVLPNDTNTLHNLMGGRMMHLMDVAAAISAQRHSNRIVVTASVDNVSFRESIKLGNVVTLEAQVTRSFSSSMEVHINVWAEDIPSGTKIKSNEAFFTFVAVDQSGRPIDVPEAVAETSEEIALYDGALRRRQLRLVLGGRMSPHEATELKALFDLQ; this is encoded by the coding sequence ATGCTGCGCAAACAAAAGCCCGTCAAAGACTCGTTCGTTCGGATGACCGAACTTGTGCTTCCTAACGATACCAACACGCTTCACAACCTGATGGGGGGCCGCATGATGCACCTGATGGACGTTGCCGCCGCTATTTCGGCCCAGCGTCACTCTAACCGCATCGTCGTAACGGCTTCTGTCGACAACGTTTCCTTCCGGGAAAGTATCAAGCTGGGCAACGTGGTAACCCTGGAGGCCCAGGTGACCCGTTCCTTCAGCTCCAGCATGGAAGTGCACATTAACGTGTGGGCTGAGGACATTCCCAGCGGCACCAAAATTAAGTCCAACGAAGCCTTTTTCACTTTTGTGGCAGTAGACCAGTCGGGCCGGCCGATTGATGTGCCGGAGGCAGTAGCCGAAACAAGCGAGGAAATTGCGCTCTACGATGGGGCCCTGCGCCGCCGTCAGCTCCGGCTGGTACTCGGAGGGCGCATGAGCCCACACGAGGCGACGGAGTTGAAAGCCCTTTTTGACCTGCAGTAA
- a CDS encoding riboflavin synthase, which yields MFTGIIETLGTIQAVRREGTNIHFTVASGFAGELKIDQSVAHDGVCLTVVAVDGMAGTHVVTAIDETLQKTNLSQWAPGKRVNLERCLSANGRFDGHIVQGHVDLTAECERVEDQNGSWLFRFRHEPGPGRVTVEKGSICINGTSLTCFNSTDDGFSVAIIPYTYEHTTFQDLRPGHRVNLEFDIVGKYVAKLLGK from the coding sequence ATGTTCACCGGCATCATCGAAACCCTGGGCACCATCCAGGCCGTGCGGCGCGAAGGCACTAATATTCATTTCACCGTGGCCTCGGGCTTTGCTGGCGAGCTGAAAATCGACCAGAGCGTGGCCCACGACGGCGTCTGCCTGACGGTGGTAGCCGTGGACGGCATGGCGGGCACCCACGTGGTAACGGCCATCGATGAAACCCTGCAGAAAACCAACCTCAGCCAGTGGGCGCCCGGCAAGCGCGTCAACCTGGAGCGCTGCCTCTCGGCCAATGGTCGCTTCGACGGCCACATTGTGCAGGGCCACGTGGACCTTACGGCCGAGTGCGAAAGGGTAGAAGACCAAAATGGCTCCTGGCTGTTCCGGTTCCGGCATGAGCCAGGTCCGGGCCGCGTAACCGTCGAGAAGGGCTCCATTTGCATCAACGGTACCAGCCTAACCTGCTTTAACAGCACCGACGATGGCTTTAGCGTGGCCATCATTCCCTACACCTACGAGCACACCACCTTCCAGGACCTGCGCCCCGGTCATCGGGTAAACCTGGAGTTTGATATTGTGGGCAAGTACGTGGCCAAATTGCTGGGCAAATAA
- a CDS encoding protein-L-isoaspartate(D-aspartate) O-methyltransferase has protein sequence MPADTYRHRGMRRALVEELRRKGIRDEQVLLALGTVPRHLFFETAFEPHAYQDKAFPIGEGQTISQPYTVAYQTELLQVRPGERVLEIGTGSGYQCCVLLELTPHVFSIEYNQVLFERTARRLAALHRPAHLFCGDGSLGLPQHAPFDKILVTAGSPTLPRPLLRQLRVGGALVIPVGDEQTQRMMRVVRESEEEFSRQVLEEFRFVPLLGQAGWGK, from the coding sequence ATGCCCGCTGATACCTACCGTCACCGTGGAATGCGCCGCGCTCTGGTGGAGGAACTGCGCCGCAAAGGTATCCGCGACGAGCAGGTGCTGCTGGCCCTGGGCACGGTGCCGCGCCACTTGTTTTTCGAAACGGCCTTCGAGCCCCACGCCTACCAGGACAAGGCCTTTCCCATTGGCGAGGGCCAGACGATTTCCCAGCCCTACACGGTAGCCTACCAGACGGAGCTGCTGCAGGTGCGGCCCGGCGAGCGGGTGCTGGAAATCGGGACGGGCTCGGGCTACCAGTGCTGCGTGCTGCTGGAGCTGACTCCGCACGTGTTCAGCATTGAGTACAACCAGGTGCTGTTTGAGCGCACGGCCCGTCGCCTGGCTGCTTTGCACCGGCCGGCCCACCTGTTCTGCGGCGACGGTTCCCTGGGCTTGCCTCAGCACGCCCCCTTCGATAAAATTTTGGTGACGGCCGGCTCGCCTACCTTGCCGCGCCCCCTGCTGCGGCAGCTGCGTGTGGGCGGGGCCCTGGTCATTCCCGTCGGCGACGAGCAAACCCAGCGCATGATGCGTGTGGTGCGCGAAAGTGAGGAAGAGTTTTCCCGGCAGGTACTGGAGGAGTTCCGATTTGTGCCTTTGCTGGGGCAGGCTGGGTGGGGCAAGTAA
- a CDS encoding sugar transferase has translation MIRTLQKLKLIAADFGAALLAWMCFFLLRKYLLQEISVDYRFAADAPFLAGSALMIAAFWTGLYALMGEYNDIFRKSRLAELIRLGQVSVLGAILIFFVLLLDDQGVQNYRSYYKTISAYFLLHFTLTAVLRLWAISSVQRLVRGGVITFNTLLVGSGALARDTFHELQRTGRHLGLRLVGFTPLGEVVDPTLAAELTAYNSYRRLPALVRTLQVEQVIIAIEPSEHRVIEEILTLLEGLPTRISILPDLYQMLLGSVKVSHVFGTPLIEIKQDLLPPWQRVVKRLLDVVMSVLFLLLAWPGYAFTAVMVKLSSPGPVFYSQERIGRHGQPFRIYKFRSMYVDAEKAGPALSSDHDPRITPWGRFMRKMRVDELPQFWNVIRGDMSIVGPRPERQFFIDQIMQVAPHYRHLHRVRPGLTSLGQVKYGYAETVAQMVERLKFDILYIENMSLAMDFRVLLYTLKIIIEGRGK, from the coding sequence TTGATTCGTACTCTCCAAAAACTGAAGCTGATAGCCGCCGACTTTGGGGCCGCCCTGCTGGCGTGGATGTGCTTTTTCCTGCTGCGCAAGTACCTGCTTCAGGAAATCAGCGTCGACTACCGCTTCGCCGCCGATGCGCCTTTCCTGGCGGGCTCGGCCCTGATGATAGCTGCTTTCTGGACCGGGCTGTACGCGCTGATGGGGGAGTACAACGATATTTTTCGCAAGTCCCGCCTGGCCGAGCTGATCCGGCTGGGGCAGGTGTCGGTGCTGGGAGCCATCCTGATTTTCTTCGTGCTGCTGCTCGACGACCAGGGCGTGCAGAACTACCGCAGCTACTACAAAACTATTTCGGCCTACTTCCTGCTGCACTTTACCCTGACGGCCGTGCTGCGCCTGTGGGCCATCAGCAGCGTGCAGCGCTTGGTGCGCGGGGGCGTTATTACGTTTAACACCCTGCTGGTGGGTTCGGGCGCCCTGGCCCGCGACACGTTTCATGAGCTGCAGCGCACGGGCCGGCACCTGGGCCTGCGGCTGGTCGGCTTCACGCCCCTGGGTGAGGTAGTAGACCCCACACTGGCCGCGGAGCTCACGGCCTATAACTCGTACCGCCGTCTGCCCGCTCTGGTCCGGACTCTGCAGGTAGAGCAGGTTATTATTGCCATTGAGCCCTCGGAGCACCGCGTGATTGAGGAGATTCTGACCTTGCTGGAGGGCCTGCCCACCCGCATCAGCATCCTGCCCGACCTCTACCAGATGCTGCTGGGCTCAGTGAAAGTCAGCCACGTGTTCGGCACCCCGCTCATCGAAATCAAACAGGACTTGCTGCCGCCCTGGCAGCGCGTGGTCAAGCGCCTGCTCGATGTGGTAATGTCGGTGTTGTTTCTGCTGCTGGCCTGGCCGGGTTACGCCTTCACGGCCGTGATGGTGAAGCTGTCCTCGCCGGGGCCGGTATTTTACTCCCAGGAGCGTATAGGTCGGCACGGGCAGCCGTTTCGCATCTATAAATTCCGCTCCATGTACGTGGATGCTGAGAAAGCCGGCCCGGCCCTGAGCTCCGACCACGACCCGCGCATCACGCCCTGGGGACGCTTTATGCGCAAGATGCGGGTAGATGAGCTGCCTCAGTTTTGGAACGTTATCCGGGGCGACATGAGCATTGTGGGGCCTCGTCCGGAGCGGCAGTTTTTCATTGACCAGATTATGCAGGTAGCGCCCCACTACCGCCATTTGCACCGGGTACGGCCCGGCCTTACCAGCTTGGGCCAGGTAAAATATGGCTACGCCGAAACGGTAGCGCAAATGGTAGAGCGGCTGAAATTTGACATTCTCTACATCGAGAACATGAGCCTAGCCATGGATTTCCGCGTCCTGCTCTACACCCTCAAAATCATCATTGAAGGACGAGGGAAATAA